The proteins below come from a single Asanoa ferruginea genomic window:
- a CDS encoding LacI family DNA-binding transcriptional regulator: MAATGRPTMAEIAKEANVAISTVSKVLNGHTDVSAATRSRVERLLAERGYRRPRAVRRAGRGSDLVDLVINDLDSVWGLEILSGVEEVLEAAGHALVVSTVHNRQSLTRRWVDSALARGSQGAILVLSELTERQRADLDRRGLPIVVVDGVDQPPPDVASIGATNFAGGYVAAEHLISLGHRRIGAIGGPERLQCTRARIAGYRAALESAGLPTDRQLIRYGNFMHEGGLRGAQLLLALPSPPTAIFAGSDQQATGVYEAVRRAGLTIPGDVSVVGFDDLNFAEWTAPPMTTVRQPLHEMGVAAARTLLRIVNGERLESTRIELATHLVVRGSTAAPDS; the protein is encoded by the coding sequence ATGGCAGCCACCGGGCGACCGACCATGGCGGAGATCGCCAAGGAAGCCAACGTCGCGATCTCCACAGTGTCCAAGGTGCTCAATGGACACACCGACGTGTCGGCCGCGACCCGCAGCCGGGTCGAACGGCTGCTGGCCGAGCGCGGCTACCGCCGCCCGCGCGCGGTGCGCCGGGCCGGCCGCGGCAGCGACCTGGTCGACCTGGTGATCAACGACCTCGACAGCGTCTGGGGCCTGGAGATCCTCTCCGGCGTCGAGGAGGTGCTGGAGGCCGCCGGCCACGCGTTGGTCGTCTCCACCGTCCACAATCGCCAGTCGCTGACCCGCCGCTGGGTCGACTCGGCGCTGGCCCGCGGCTCGCAGGGCGCGATCCTGGTGCTGTCGGAGCTGACCGAGCGGCAGCGGGCCGACCTCGACCGGCGCGGCCTGCCGATCGTGGTCGTCGACGGGGTCGACCAGCCACCGCCGGACGTGGCGTCGATCGGCGCGACCAACTTCGCGGGCGGCTACGTGGCGGCCGAGCACCTAATCTCGCTCGGTCACCGCCGGATCGGGGCGATCGGCGGCCCGGAGCGGTTGCAGTGCACCCGGGCCCGGATCGCCGGCTACCGGGCCGCGCTGGAGTCGGCCGGCCTGCCGACCGACCGGCAACTCATCCGCTACGGCAACTTCATGCACGAGGGCGGCCTGCGCGGCGCCCAGCTGCTATTGGCTCTGCCGTCGCCGCCGACGGCCATCTTCGCCGGCAGTGACCAGCAGGCGACCGGCGTCTACGAGGCGGTCCGCAGGGCGGGCCTGACCATCCCGGGCGACGTCAGCGTGGTCGGCTTCGACGACCTCAACTTCGCCGAGTGGACCGCGCCGCCGATGACGACGGTGCGGCAGCCGTTGCACGAGATGGGGGTGGCCGCGGCCCGCACCCTGCTGCGCATCGTCAACGGCGAGCGGTTGGAGTCGACCCGGATCGAGCTGGCCACCCACCTGGTCGTGCGCGGCAGCACCGCGGCACCGGACAGCTAG
- a CDS encoding DUF3376 domain-containing protein produces MSTTTHPTELRLALVFNGGVSLAVWMAGVTHELDRLRRKEGPWRDLCADANATVMVDIIAGTSAGGLNGALLASSVAAGKPLPDGLRSLWLDDAALTTGKLLNETDDNPLSLLDGRYFTETVSDAIAPIAGADPRPAAPVTLFVTATATGGEQPRGTDSLGQRFDYEDHRRLYRFVADAARQVHHRESGPRAECRNDFRETRALVTAARASAGFPGAFAPEYEKPLLDAGVRVQPAPHDADHPTFLIDGGVLDNAPFGPVVEEMAHRPVTGPYRRILAYVVPSSGQRAAGGGVPATDVARLSPPLHAVISGSLSLPREVDFRSDVDELDERLSVAAESPAARLFERLRGDDGGRLRATAAELVPEYRRARAVDGVWRVRRVLRRQPLATDLGGQSRIDVGRLLESDNLWVPPAGTGLRNALDGPLWTWGISAAQQVVTAMLREVRDQLNGVPDAPHFANPTNVAVGLSTALNRILAIEEAVSGAIVERAHAARLSAAAPDEDLAALLNEIFIDLRVREHLLVIVRTAAESYGDAAAVVERALAAEVLARAFAAPSVRVHTPPFDFVRIGPDVDSPLRELGQYAGAGDRKLFGTKVGHFGAFAAEGARQHDWLWGRLDAAAHLTRLVLGDRPDVARQVESVQRAILADEADRFYQGLGGAALLTRLAAAHQRVAGDDRELVRSFLRSDLGRTTAVQLATVVTKLLTHGRLDACDPAAPSPRMRSGAQRTLEAMVAVAEPEGLTLGNRTARWLTGPLRGAFWRGLSKDPTTLARRLRTRLIMMLVFAAFLVVAVGCLGVAVVALFASSGEVAHWTVFGVALAVIAAILAVAARKSTFRGPVPRTEPEPTPAAAGP; encoded by the coding sequence ATGTCGACCACGACCCACCCCACCGAGCTGCGCCTCGCGCTCGTCTTCAACGGCGGCGTCAGCCTGGCCGTCTGGATGGCGGGGGTCACCCACGAGCTCGACCGGCTGCGCCGCAAAGAGGGTCCGTGGCGTGACCTCTGCGCCGACGCCAACGCGACGGTCATGGTCGACATCATCGCGGGTACGAGCGCCGGCGGCCTCAACGGCGCCCTGCTCGCCTCGTCGGTGGCCGCCGGCAAGCCGCTGCCCGACGGGTTGCGCTCGCTCTGGCTCGACGACGCCGCGCTGACCACCGGCAAGCTGCTCAACGAGACCGACGACAACCCGCTCAGCCTGCTCGACGGTCGCTACTTCACCGAGACCGTCAGCGACGCGATCGCGCCGATCGCCGGCGCGGACCCGCGGCCGGCCGCACCGGTCACGCTCTTCGTCACCGCGACCGCGACCGGCGGCGAGCAGCCGCGCGGCACCGACTCGCTCGGCCAGCGGTTCGACTACGAGGACCACCGCCGGCTCTACCGGTTCGTCGCCGACGCCGCCCGGCAGGTGCACCACCGCGAGAGCGGTCCGCGCGCGGAGTGCCGCAACGACTTCCGCGAGACGCGGGCACTGGTCACCGCCGCGCGCGCGTCCGCCGGCTTCCCCGGCGCCTTCGCGCCGGAATACGAGAAACCCCTTCTGGACGCAGGGGTACGCGTGCAGCCGGCACCCCACGACGCCGACCACCCGACGTTCCTGATCGACGGCGGCGTGCTCGATAACGCCCCGTTCGGCCCGGTGGTCGAGGAGATGGCACACCGCCCGGTCACCGGGCCCTACCGCCGCATCCTGGCCTACGTGGTGCCCAGTTCCGGCCAGCGGGCCGCCGGCGGCGGGGTGCCGGCCACCGACGTCGCCCGGCTCAGCCCGCCGCTGCACGCGGTGATCTCCGGGTCGCTCAGCCTGCCCCGCGAGGTCGACTTCCGCAGCGACGTCGACGAACTCGACGAGCGGCTGTCGGTGGCCGCGGAGTCGCCCGCCGCCCGGCTCTTCGAACGGCTGCGCGGCGACGACGGCGGCCGGCTGCGGGCGACGGCGGCCGAACTGGTCCCGGAATACCGGCGGGCCCGCGCGGTCGACGGCGTCTGGCGGGTCCGCCGGGTGCTGCGCCGCCAGCCGCTCGCCACTGACCTGGGCGGGCAGTCCCGGATCGACGTGGGCCGGCTGCTGGAGTCCGACAACCTCTGGGTGCCGCCGGCCGGCACCGGGTTGCGCAACGCGCTGGACGGTCCGCTGTGGACCTGGGGCATCTCGGCGGCACAGCAGGTCGTCACCGCGATGCTGCGGGAGGTGCGCGACCAGCTCAACGGCGTGCCCGACGCGCCGCACTTCGCCAACCCGACGAACGTGGCGGTCGGCCTGAGCACGGCGCTCAACCGGATTCTCGCGATCGAAGAGGCCGTGTCCGGCGCCATCGTCGAGCGCGCCCACGCCGCACGGCTCTCCGCCGCGGCCCCCGACGAGGACCTCGCGGCGCTGCTCAACGAGATCTTCATCGATCTGCGGGTACGCGAGCACCTGCTGGTCATCGTCCGCACCGCGGCGGAGAGCTATGGCGACGCGGCGGCCGTCGTCGAGCGCGCGCTGGCGGCGGAGGTGCTGGCCCGGGCGTTCGCGGCACCGTCGGTGCGGGTGCACACGCCGCCGTTCGACTTCGTGCGGATCGGGCCCGACGTCGACAGCCCGCTGCGCGAACTCGGCCAGTACGCCGGCGCCGGCGACCGGAAGCTCTTCGGCACCAAGGTCGGCCACTTCGGCGCGTTCGCCGCCGAGGGCGCCCGGCAGCACGACTGGCTCTGGGGCCGGCTGGACGCCGCCGCTCACCTCACCCGGCTGGTGCTGGGCGACCGGCCCGATGTCGCGCGCCAGGTCGAGTCGGTGCAGCGGGCGATCCTCGCCGACGAGGCCGACCGGTTCTACCAGGGGCTGGGCGGCGCGGCGCTGCTGACCCGGCTGGCCGCCGCGCACCAGCGGGTGGCCGGCGACGACCGCGAACTGGTGCGCTCCTTCCTGCGCTCGGACCTCGGCCGGACCACCGCCGTGCAACTGGCGACCGTGGTCACCAAGCTGCTCACCCACGGTCGCCTCGACGCCTGCGATCCCGCGGCGCCGTCGCCCCGGATGCGGTCCGGTGCGCAGCGGACGCTGGAGGCGATGGTCGCCGTCGCGGAGCCGGAAGGGCTCACGCTCGGCAACCGGACCGCCCGCTGGCTCACCGGCCCGTTGCGGGGCGCGTTCTGGCGTGGCCTGAGCAAGGACCCGACGACGCTGGCCAGGCGGCTGCGTACCCGATTGATCATGATGTTGGTCTTCGCGGCGTTCCTGGTCGTCGCCGTCGGCTGCCTCGGTGTCGCGGTGGTCGCCCTGTTCGCCAGCAGCGGCGAGGTCGCGCACTGGACGGTCTTCGGCGTCGCCCTCGCGGTGATCGCCGCGATCCTGGCCGTCGCGGCCCGCAAGTCGACCTTCCGCGGCCCGGTCCCGCGCACCGAACCGGAGCCCACGCCGGCCGCCGCCGGGCCCTGA
- a CDS encoding UBP-type zinc finger domain-containing protein yields the protein MLRRHRGGSDEPADERHDKPLRLFRQLVRSGQLPIYEPELCEHLGAAPARDIGRPTACADHLPTDEPVVHLRTCLTCGHVACCDSSQPRHATKHAHKTGHPVIQSAEVGETWRWCYPDELLG from the coding sequence GTGTTGAGGCGTCATCGTGGCGGGTCCGACGAGCCGGCCGACGAACGGCACGACAAGCCGTTACGGCTGTTCCGGCAGCTCGTCCGGTCCGGGCAGTTGCCGATCTACGAGCCCGAGCTGTGCGAGCACCTCGGTGCCGCGCCGGCGCGCGACATCGGGCGGCCGACCGCCTGTGCAGACCACCTGCCGACCGACGAGCCCGTCGTGCACCTGCGCACCTGCTTGACCTGCGGGCATGTCGCCTGCTGCGACTCGTCACAGCCCCGGCACGCCACCAAGCACGCGCACAAGACGGGGCATCCAGTGATCCAGTCGGCCGAGGTCGGCGAGACCTGGCGCTGGTGCTATCCCGACGAGCTGCTCGGCTGA
- a CDS encoding beta-ketoacyl-[acyl-carrier-protein] synthase family protein: protein MSTTPAEVVITGLGATTPLGGDVDALWQGMLAGRSGVRRIDDLVAAYAFADDLPTKIAAPMAVSPADALTRVQARRMDRAEQAAFVAAREAWTAAGTPEVEPERFAVAMGTGIGGVNTLLDQDDVIEERGPGKVSPLTVPMLMPNGPAAWVSIEYGARAGVFTPVSACASGAEALAMGARLIRDGEADVVIAGGTEAAINPLTIAGFAQARTLSRRNDDPEAASRPFDSARDGFVLGEGSAAMVLERADFAAARGARVLGRLAGYGITSDAYHITGPDPTGAGQIRAIRKALRDAGLSAADIIHVNCHATSTVVGDIGETAAIAEALGPDAVLTAPKSNIGHLVGAAGAVEGVVALLSAVEGVIPRTLNLESKDKEVTLDVVAGETRRTRPGPVLSNSFGFGGQNVTLIFTPA, encoded by the coding sequence ATGTCCACCACCCCAGCCGAAGTCGTCATCACCGGCCTCGGCGCCACCACCCCACTCGGCGGCGACGTCGATGCCCTGTGGCAGGGCATGCTCGCCGGCCGTTCGGGCGTCCGCCGCATCGACGACCTCGTCGCCGCCTACGCCTTCGCCGACGACCTGCCCACCAAGATCGCCGCACCGATGGCGGTCTCCCCCGCCGACGCCCTGACCCGGGTGCAGGCCCGCCGGATGGACCGCGCCGAGCAGGCCGCGTTCGTCGCCGCGCGCGAGGCCTGGACAGCGGCCGGCACCCCCGAGGTCGAGCCCGAGCGCTTCGCGGTGGCGATGGGCACCGGCATCGGCGGCGTCAACACCCTGCTCGACCAGGACGACGTGATCGAGGAGCGCGGCCCCGGCAAGGTCTCCCCGCTGACCGTGCCGATGCTGATGCCCAACGGCCCGGCCGCCTGGGTCAGCATCGAATACGGCGCCCGCGCCGGCGTCTTCACCCCGGTCTCCGCGTGCGCGTCGGGCGCCGAGGCGCTGGCCATGGGCGCCCGGCTGATCCGCGACGGCGAGGCCGACGTGGTGATCGCCGGCGGCACCGAGGCCGCGATCAACCCGCTGACCATCGCGGGCTTCGCGCAGGCCCGCACGCTGAGCCGCCGCAACGACGACCCGGAGGCGGCCTCCCGCCCGTTCGACTCGGCCCGCGACGGCTTCGTGCTGGGCGAGGGCTCGGCCGCGATGGTCCTCGAACGCGCCGACTTCGCCGCCGCCCGCGGCGCCCGGGTGCTGGGCCGGCTGGCCGGCTACGGCATCACCTCGGACGCCTACCACATCACCGGCCCCGACCCGACCGGCGCCGGCCAGATCCGGGCGATCCGCAAGGCCCTGCGCGACGCGGGCCTGTCCGCGGCCGACATCATCCACGTCAACTGCCACGCCACGTCCACGGTGGTCGGCGACATCGGCGAGACGGCGGCCATCGCCGAGGCCCTCGGCCCCGACGCCGTGCTGACCGCGCCGAAGTCCAACATCGGCCACCTGGTCGGCGCCGCCGGCGCGGTGGAAGGCGTCGTCGCGCTGCTGTCGGCGGTGGAGGGCGTGATCCCCCGCACGCTCAACCTGGAGTCGAAGGACAAGGAGGTCACCCTCGACGTGGTCGCGGGCGAAACCCGCAGGACCCGCCCGGGCCCGGTGCTGAGCAACTCGTTCGGTTTCGGCGGCCAGAACGTCACCCTGATCTTCACACCGGCCTGA
- a CDS encoding TetR/AcrR family transcriptional regulator C-terminal domain-containing protein, with protein sequence MSTAQPPRLRGRRTRALLLDAAVDLFAARGFDGVNVADIAAAAKAHPNQVTYYFGSKDALFVHAAFLMLLRDAARLEPIGRRQRTPAAFRAALSRTALALPSVPAVVEAMSITRRRPELRPLAEQNLTVLFRQAEHYLTAILERRGWAIDRPAEVETRTFWSAVLGARLIAESGYPGTSADVDVAGVLTIHEGRTRRGESAAPGPENERQALRGRS encoded by the coding sequence ATGTCCACCGCACAGCCGCCCAGGCTCCGCGGGCGGCGCACCCGGGCGCTGCTCCTCGACGCCGCCGTCGACCTGTTCGCCGCGCGCGGGTTCGACGGCGTCAACGTGGCCGATATCGCCGCCGCCGCGAAGGCCCACCCCAACCAGGTGACCTACTACTTCGGGTCGAAGGACGCGCTGTTCGTACACGCGGCGTTTCTGATGTTGCTCCGGGACGCGGCGCGGCTGGAGCCGATCGGCCGGCGGCAACGGACGCCCGCCGCGTTCCGGGCCGCGCTGTCGCGCACCGCGCTGGCGCTGCCGTCGGTGCCGGCGGTGGTCGAGGCGATGTCGATCACCCGGCGCCGGCCGGAGTTGCGGCCGCTGGCCGAGCAGAACCTCACCGTGCTGTTCCGCCAGGCCGAGCACTATCTGACCGCGATCCTGGAGCGGCGCGGCTGGGCCATCGACCGGCCGGCCGAGGTCGAGACCCGCACGTTCTGGAGCGCGGTCCTCGGTGCCCGGCTGATCGCCGAGTCCGGCTATCCGGGCACGTCCGCCGACGTCGACGTGGCCGGCGTGCTGACCATCCACGAGGGACGGACCCGGCGCGGCGAGAGTGCCGCACCGGGTCCGGAGAACGAACGTCAGGCCCTGCGAGGGCGGTCGTAG
- a CDS encoding ABC transporter permease: MTTTMIDSVTMFRRDLKHALRFPMMTISGIGTAVVFLLLFVGVFGSALGADFLPGGGRYIDYVTPGIILMAAGTGTAATSIKINQDMQEGIIARLRTMSIARMSVLTGQVIGSLIRTLISVVLVVLVALALGFRPSATPVEYLAAFGVFALLTFALTWLAVAFGLATKTVAGANSLTLILQFLPLISSAFLPTDSMPAGVAWFAEHQPYTPIIETLRGLLMGSGIGDAAWWSVGWCVVLAAGGFFWARALYDRPRRA, encoded by the coding sequence ATGACCACCACGATGATCGACTCGGTGACGATGTTCCGCCGGGACCTCAAGCACGCCCTGCGCTTCCCGATGATGACGATCAGCGGCATCGGCACGGCGGTGGTCTTCCTGCTGCTGTTCGTGGGCGTCTTCGGCAGCGCGCTCGGCGCCGACTTCCTGCCGGGTGGCGGCCGCTACATCGACTACGTGACGCCGGGCATCATCCTGATGGCCGCCGGCACCGGCACGGCGGCGACCTCGATCAAGATCAACCAGGACATGCAGGAAGGCATCATCGCCCGGTTGCGCACGATGTCGATCGCCCGCATGTCGGTGCTGACCGGCCAGGTGATCGGCAGCCTGATCCGTACCCTCATCAGTGTCGTCCTGGTCGTGCTCGTCGCTCTGGCCCTGGGTTTCCGCCCGTCGGCGACCCCGGTGGAATACCTGGCGGCGTTCGGCGTCTTCGCCCTGCTGACGTTCGCGCTGACCTGGCTCGCGGTCGCGTTCGGCCTGGCCACCAAGACCGTCGCCGGCGCCAACAGCCTGACCCTGATCCTGCAGTTCCTGCCGCTGATCTCCAGCGCGTTCCTGCCCACCGACTCGATGCCCGCCGGGGTGGCCTGGTTCGCCGAGCACCAGCCCTACACGCCGATCATCGAAACCCTCCGCGGCCTGCTGATGGGCTCGGGCATCGGCGACGCCGCCTGGTGGTCGGTCGGCTGGTGCGTGGTGCTCGCGGCCGGCGGCTTCTTCTGGGCCCGCGCCCTCTACGACCGCCCTCGCAGGGCCTGA
- a CDS encoding ATP-binding cassette domain-containing protein yields the protein MSAIEVSGLRKAYGKHTVLDGIDLHVAEGTVFSLLGPNGAGKTTTVEILTTLQAPDAGQVSVSGHDLARDPDGVRHSIGVTGQFSAVDNMLTGAENLQLMADLLHLGKVAGRRRVAELLDRFDLVDAAKRMAVTYSGGMRRRLDLAMTLVGQPKVIFLDEPTTGLDPRSRHTMWQSIRDLVAGGTTIFLTTQTLDEADQLADRIALLNGGVLVAEGTPTELKRLVPGGHVRLQFSDPGRLDHAAARLADGTRDDDALTLDVPGDGGVATLRTLLDRLTREEVEPDGLSVHTPDLDDVFLALTANTPARAELTKDGAR from the coding sequence ATGAGTGCGATCGAGGTGTCCGGCCTGCGCAAGGCGTACGGCAAGCACACCGTGCTCGACGGCATCGACCTGCACGTCGCCGAGGGGACCGTGTTCTCCCTGCTCGGTCCCAACGGCGCGGGCAAGACCACGACCGTCGAGATCCTCACCACCCTCCAGGCCCCGGACGCGGGCCAGGTCAGCGTCTCCGGGCACGACCTGGCCCGGGACCCCGACGGCGTACGCCATTCGATCGGGGTGACCGGCCAGTTCTCCGCCGTCGACAACATGCTCACCGGCGCCGAGAACCTGCAGCTCATGGCCGACCTGCTGCACCTGGGCAAGGTCGCCGGCCGCCGCCGGGTCGCCGAACTGCTCGACCGGTTCGACCTGGTCGACGCGGCCAAGCGGATGGCGGTCACCTACTCCGGTGGCATGCGCCGCCGCCTCGACCTGGCGATGACGCTGGTCGGCCAGCCGAAGGTGATCTTCCTGGACGAGCCGACCACCGGCCTCGACCCGCGCAGCCGGCACACCATGTGGCAGAGCATCCGCGACCTGGTCGCCGGCGGCACCACGATCTTCCTGACCACCCAGACCCTCGACGAGGCCGACCAGCTCGCTGACCGGATCGCGCTGCTCAACGGCGGCGTGCTGGTCGCCGAGGGCACGCCGACCGAGCTCAAGCGGCTGGTGCCGGGCGGCCACGTGCGGCTCCAGTTCAGTGATCCCGGCCGGCTCGACCACGCGGCCGCCCGGTTGGCCGACGGCACCCGCGACGACGACGCGTTGACCCTCGACGTGCCCGGCGACGGCGGGGTGGCGACCCTGCGCACCCTGCTCGACCGCCTCACCCGCGAAGAGGTCGAGCCGGACGGCCTCTCCGTGCACACCCCCGACCTCGACGACGTGTTCCTGGCCCTGACCGCCAACACCCCCGCCCGCGCGGAACTCACCAAGGACGGTGCCCGATGA
- a CDS encoding DUF4097 family beta strand repeat-containing protein, with protein sequence MPTFNTPGPIDVNLSLLVGHVRITATDRDTTEVEVRAGSSSASSAKMVAETQVDYADGQLRVRTPKTIGRLLGGKSARIEVEIAVPAGSRLDGDNGAGDLHAEGVFGDTRYKTGFGTIRLGQTGRARLNTGAGDISVERVTGDAEITTGTGRLHIGAVEGTATVKNSSGETWIGEAGGALRANSANGDIAVDQARAGATLKTAHGSLRVLEAVRGQVSLETAAGSLEVGIPAGTAAWLDLDVKNGNVRNTLEGSSGPVEGDEKVEVRGRTYFGDIVIHRA encoded by the coding sequence ATGCCCACGTTCAACACTCCCGGCCCGATCGACGTCAACCTCAGCCTGCTGGTCGGCCACGTGCGGATCACCGCGACCGACCGCGACACCACCGAGGTCGAGGTCCGCGCGGGCAGCTCGTCGGCCAGCTCGGCCAAGATGGTCGCCGAGACCCAGGTCGACTACGCCGACGGCCAGCTCCGGGTGCGCACGCCCAAGACCATCGGCCGGTTACTGGGCGGCAAGAGCGCCCGCATCGAGGTCGAGATCGCCGTCCCGGCGGGCTCCCGGCTCGACGGCGACAACGGCGCCGGCGACCTGCACGCCGAGGGCGTGTTCGGCGACACCCGCTACAAGACCGGGTTCGGCACGATCCGGCTGGGCCAGACCGGCCGGGCGCGGCTCAACACCGGCGCCGGCGACATCTCGGTCGAGCGGGTGACCGGCGACGCCGAGATCACCACCGGCACCGGCCGGCTGCACATCGGCGCGGTCGAGGGCACCGCGACGGTCAAGAACTCCAGTGGTGAGACCTGGATCGGCGAGGCCGGCGGCGCGCTGCGGGCCAACTCGGCCAACGGCGACATCGCGGTCGACCAGGCCCGTGCCGGTGCCACCCTGAAGACCGCGCACGGCAGCCTGCGGGTGCTGGAAGCGGTGCGCGGCCAGGTCTCGCTCGAAACCGCCGCCGGCTCGCTCGAGGTGGGCATCCCGGCCGGCACCGCCGCCTGGCTCGACCTCGACGTCAAGAACGGCAACGTGCGCAACACCCTCGAGGGGTCGTCCGGCCCGGTCGAAGGCGACGAGAAGGTCGAGGTGCGCGGCCGCACCTACTTCGGCGACATCGTGATCCACCGGGCCTGA
- a CDS encoding toxin-antitoxin system HicB family antitoxin, translating to MDLTPYVDKLRDELAVAAEAGGDEARALAERLTAPLESAIRLALLEALSAAADEITRELAPGSVDLRLRGRDPQFVVSVMPGGTTTAPSAPTAQPAAAPVDDALTAGAASARINLRLPDDLKARVEAAAGRGHVSVNTWLVRAAAAALDGEQHQRTAATQVAADGGQRFTGWVR from the coding sequence ATGGACCTGACGCCCTACGTCGACAAGCTCCGCGACGAGCTGGCCGTCGCCGCCGAAGCCGGCGGCGACGAGGCACGCGCCCTCGCCGAGCGGCTCACCGCCCCGCTGGAGTCGGCCATCCGGCTGGCTCTGCTGGAGGCCCTCTCGGCCGCGGCCGACGAGATCACCCGCGAGCTCGCGCCCGGCTCGGTCGACCTGCGGCTGCGCGGCCGCGACCCGCAGTTCGTGGTGTCGGTGATGCCAGGTGGCACCACGACGGCACCATCGGCGCCAACCGCGCAACCGGCCGCCGCGCCGGTCGACGACGCCCTCACCGCGGGCGCCGCCTCCGCGCGGATCAACCTGCGTCTGCCCGACGACCTCAAGGCGCGCGTCGAGGCCGCCGCCGGCCGCGGTCACGTGTCCGTCAACACCTGGCTCGTCCGCGCGGCCGCCGCCGCGCTCGACGGCGAGCAGCACCAGCGCACCGCCGCCACGCAGGTCGCCGCCGACGGCGGCCAGCGGTTCACCGGCTGGGTCCGCTGA
- a CDS encoding FAD-dependent monooxygenase, whose protein sequence is MTRIEHAKVLVSGAGIAGMALAWWLTEHGAEVTVVERAAAVRDGGYKVDIRGAALTVIERMGLLERVRAARTGVRTGSVVDATGKRVASMDADTFGGRVHDDAELLRGDLATMLHELTADRVTYRFGDAIAALGPEVVFESGHRAAYDLVVGADGLRSRTRALAFGDTGVHDLDHYIAICSVPNHLGLDREELTYVGAGRTALVYSTAGQADAKAMFLFADPGGERPRGTEAQRAFLTAAYAGEGWEVPKLLDAVAGAGDLYFDTISQVRLDGWSRGRVALVGDAAYCASPASGQGTSLALVGAYVLAGELAAAGLDEGPRRYEERMRPFVAANQHLGPANIKRMVLRSRRQVRMSMRMLAVVNRLPGKERLLAKVVEPINKAANAITL, encoded by the coding sequence ATGACACGCATCGAGCACGCGAAGGTCCTCGTTTCGGGCGCCGGCATCGCCGGCATGGCGCTGGCCTGGTGGCTCACCGAGCACGGCGCCGAGGTGACCGTCGTCGAGCGCGCCGCGGCGGTGCGCGACGGCGGCTACAAGGTCGACATCCGGGGCGCGGCGCTCACCGTGATCGAGCGGATGGGCCTGCTCGAGCGGGTCCGCGCGGCCCGCACCGGCGTGCGCACCGGCTCGGTCGTCGACGCGACCGGCAAGCGGGTGGCCAGCATGGACGCCGATACGTTCGGCGGCCGGGTGCACGACGACGCCGAGTTGCTCCGCGGCGACCTCGCCACGATGCTGCACGAGTTGACCGCCGACCGGGTGACCTACCGGTTCGGCGACGCCATCGCCGCGCTCGGCCCGGAGGTCGTCTTCGAGAGCGGCCACCGGGCGGCCTACGACCTGGTGGTCGGCGCCGACGGGCTGCGCTCGCGCACCCGCGCGCTGGCCTTCGGCGACACCGGGGTGCACGACCTCGACCACTACATCGCGATCTGCTCGGTGCCCAACCACCTCGGCCTCGACCGCGAAGAGCTGACCTACGTCGGGGCCGGGCGCACCGCGCTGGTCTACAGCACCGCCGGCCAGGCCGACGCCAAGGCGATGTTCCTGTTCGCCGACCCGGGCGGCGAGCGGCCGCGCGGCACCGAAGCGCAGCGCGCGTTTCTGACCGCCGCCTACGCCGGCGAGGGCTGGGAGGTGCCGAAGCTGCTCGACGCGGTGGCCGGCGCCGGCGACCTCTACTTCGACACGATCAGCCAGGTGCGGCTCGACGGCTGGTCACGCGGGCGGGTGGCACTGGTCGGCGACGCCGCCTACTGCGCCTCCCCGGCCTCGGGCCAGGGCACCAGCCTGGCGCTGGTCGGTGCCTACGTGCTGGCCGGCGAGCTGGCCGCGGCCGGTCTCGACGAGGGCCCGCGGCGCTACGAGGAGCGGATGCGCCCGTTCGTCGCCGCCAACCAGCACCTCGGTCCGGCCAACATCAAGCGGATGGTGCTGCGCAGCCGCCGCCAGGTGCGGATGTCGATGCGGATGCTCGCGGTGGTCAACCGGCTGCCGGGCAAGGAACGCCTGCTGGCGAAGGTGGTCGAGCCGATCAACAAGGCCGCGAACGCGATCACCCTCTGA